From Fusarium oxysporum f. sp. lycopersici 4287 chromosome 10, whole genome shotgun sequence:
CCTGTAGTCGTACAAGAGTACAAGAGTGGGTAACTTCAACCACGTTACCCAAATTAATCCCCTGATCTCCCCTTTCCCCTCTATTGGTGGGCTTTGATGCTCAAGAAACAGGCCCATGACGATGTCGTTTACTATCATTATGTGCATGTTCCAACATGCGTGGGTCTCGTCATCCGTGTCTCCAATTCACTGCCCAGGTAAAGGTGACTGAGCAGTGAAAAGTGTGCTCCAAGAAGGGGCCTCCCAAGAGCATCAGTTATGCATTGACAAACATAGCCAAGATTGTATGTGTGTGGAAATACACGCCGTTCAAAGTACCTTCATTCTGCCACAACAAAATATCTTTCCCACAGACAGGCCTATAGCAAAACCAAATACGAAGTGACGCCACCATGCAAAGTGATGCTGAATAAAACACTCAAAAATCTGGCTGTGcgagatgatgaagcagcCCATCCCTTACTGGGCCGGCGGGTTTCCCTTGAGACGCTTTGGCATCCTTGGTGTAGGTGGTTTGGCATTACGTGGCATTCCATTGGCAGCAGGCGTAGGTGCTCCAGAtccatcctcctctttcACTGCTGATGGCCGTCGGCGCTTGTTCGAGGCGGGGGATGTGTTTGCACTGGGGCCGCTAGAGCCAGTACCCTGCTGACTttgctgcatctgcattcCGGGGGCTTGCATGTGTCCAGGTGCTGGGCTGCCCATGTGTGGTGATCCAGGGAGATTCATATGAGCCGCGGCTGGGCTTGCACCCATGGGAAATTGTCCGAAGCTCGGTGTGCGGGCCCCGGGGGGCATTTGTTGACCGTTCATGTTGGGTGGAACTCCGTTGATCTGTGTCGAGACGTACTGATCGAGGGCTTGGTACGGGCCAAGGCCGGGGTTCGAATGGTAAAATTGGAATAATGGGTTCATCTGTCCCATCACTTCAACAATCTGGACATTATTCATTAGCGTCACTCTTACTTACACTGAGTGAGCTGTCCCTACCTCAAGAAACTGGAAGACAGCTTCCGTCACACCCTTGCTGTTGACAGCCGAGTCCGGCAGGTCGACTAGGACCTCTGGTGGCTGGGTTTGAGGTGACTTCAACTGTCGACCCTTGCCCTTCTTAGACAATTCGGGTGATTTGCCATCCTGTGAGTTAGTTTTGTGCCATTCTTTCATCCACATGTGGGCGGGCTTCGCGGCATCAATGACCTGTTTTCGTGAGATGAATTCGTCATGACTCGTGGTGAGGAACTCGAAAAGTTCGATCTTTTGTTCAGCATCGAATTGTGCTCGGAGCGTACCACTAGCGACCAACTATCACCATGTTAGTAACCCATTGACTCAGACCAGTCAGAATGTCTTACGTGAGATCCAGTCTCGAACCAATAAACGAAACTGGCCTTCGAATTCTCGATGCAGTGACAATCGCCAGGAAGAGGTCGATCTGTCACACCCTTATCCATGATCAACTGCATATTCTTCACGCCACTACCGAAATGAGTGTGAAAGTATCGAGCAATTGCGGGATAAGCGATTTCATATTGCTTATCGGTCGTATCCTCGGCGTCGGTGATATGTAATGAATGACGAAAGACACCATTTGGTGAGAAGAAGCGCATCACAAAGCCGTGCCAGTAGGAGAGGTCATCTCGGCCTTTTGAACCCTAGAGATCTCTTGTTAGCTTGTCATAGAGGACTCCATCACGGTATATCTTACAGGAAAGCCACTCAAGTGTTCGCTGAATTGCATCAGCTTTAGTAAACACTGACCCTTCATGCTATCTCGTCGCTGCTGCTGGAGAATTTGGCTTTGAATTGCGAGTTGCTGCGCGGTAGTGGCGCTCAtctgatgctgctgaggctgggCTTGTGGCTGTGGTTGTGCCTGTGCCTGGGGCTGAGGCTGCGGTTGAGCTTGTGGTTGAGCAGGAGTTTGTGGTACCTGGGGTTGGCTCTGTCCAGGTGGAAGTTGGGATGGCTGAGCAGGAGTTGAGCTGGGCGTTTGAGCTGGTGTTTGAGGTCCAGTGGGAGCGGGTGTACCAGCCTGCGATGATTGCTGAGGGGTgtgctgaggctgttgctggccaggctgctgttgctgctgttgtggTTGgggttgaggctgaggttgtCCCTGAGGTTGTTGGCCCTGTTGGTTGGCCATCTGATTTTGAAGAGCGAGCTGATTTTGCTGCATAGCTTGCATGCTCTGAGCGTTCATCGGCATCGGTTGACCAGGATTAGGCCCAGCTTGCATTTGCTGAGCATGAGCAAcctgttgttgttgctgctgctgctgctgttgctgttgctgttgctgctgttgcgcttgatgttgttgcagAGCAAGCTGCTGGGCCATAATCGCTTGGGCTTGTGGATGCTGTCCCTGATTTGTTAGCTGAAAAGACGCGAATGGCAGCTTGGTTATCTATTGACTTACCGGAGCCAGACCTCTTCTGAGTTGATGGAGCTGCTGAGGGTTGAGCTGGCTAAACTGAGCCATGTTCATAGGAATACCGCCACCCTGCATGTTGGCTTGGAAGGCTTGTTGAGCCATGAGTTGTCGcgcttgttgttgctgaagtaggtgttgctgctgctgtcgcaTCGCAGCCATCGCTTGCGGATTACCAACTGTGAATGAGCCAATTAGCGCTTGCACAGGGACAGGGATGTTGAGGACAGTGCCAGTAGGGTATTACATACAatgttgttgctgaagctgttgctGAAGCATTTGCTGCTGCGCGGTGGGATTGAGGTGCTGCAAAGCATGAGCATTTGGGTTCGCACCCGGCGGCATACCGCCCATGAGGGCAGGGTTTACTTGTGCTCCGGGAGCAGAGACCATAGGTCCTCCGAATTGATGAGGCATTCCCCCAGGAGCGCCTTGCTGACCTGGGTTGTGAGGCATGCCACCAGGTCCCATGGGGTGGCCGGCGACACCTGGATGCCCCATGCCAGCAGGATGCCCAGAGAAATTTGGGCCCATACTTGTTGCCATCATGACTAAGTAGTCGGGTCGATTATCCACGGCGTG
This genomic window contains:
- a CDS encoding hypothetical protein (At least one base has a quality score < 10), whose amino-acid sequence is MATSMGPNFSGHPAGMGHPGVAGHPMGPGGMPHNPGQQGAPGGMPHQFGGPMVSAPGAQVNPALMGGMPPGANPNAHALQHLNPTAQQQMLQQQLQQQHFGNPQAMAAMRQQQQHLLQQQQARQLMAQQAFQANMQGGGIPMNMAQFSQLNPQQLHQLRRGLAPGQHPQAQAIMAQQLALQQHQAQQQQQQQQQQQQQQQQQVAHAQQMQAGPNPGQPMPMNAQSMQAMQQNQLALQNQMANQQGQQPQGQPQPQPQPQQQQQQPGQQQPQHTPQQSSQAGTPAPTGPQTPAQTPSSTPAQPSQLPPGQSQPQVPQTPAQPQAQPQPQPQAQAQPQPQAQPQQHQMSATTAQQLAIQSQILQQQRRDSMKGQCLLKLMQFSEHLSGFPGSKGRDDLSYWHGFVMRFFSPNGVFRHSLHITDAEDTTDKQYEIAYPAIARYFHTHFGSGVKNMQLIMDKGVTDRPLPGDCHCIENSKASFVYWFETGSHLVASGTLRAQFDAEQKIELFEFLTTSHDEFISRKQVIDAAKPAHMWMKEWHKTNSQDGKSPELSKKGKGRQLKSPQTQPPEVLVDLPDSAVNSKGVTEAVFQFLEIVEVMGQMNPLFQFYHSNPGLGPYQALDQYVSTQINGVPPNMNGQQMPPGARTPSFGQFPMGASPAAAHMNLPGSPHMGSPAPGHMQAPGMQMQQSQQGTGSSGPSANTSPASNKRRRPSAVKEEDGSGAPTPAANGMPRNAKPPTPRMPKRLKGNPPAQ